A single genomic interval of Zingiber officinale cultivar Zhangliang chromosome 4A, Zo_v1.1, whole genome shotgun sequence harbors:
- the LOC121972340 gene encoding zinc finger MYM-type protein 1-like, whose protein sequence is MNISASSCKRADKLRQLEHDRKVKLLERGEISSGRGLNQETSLARPGDTRWGSHHSTLCHIEQMWPSVIEVLQNLIDDGDRSSKGLSRTLVERMEKYEFVFILLLMKRILTITNHLSTILQEKDQNIVIVMHLINNVKCKLQKLRDSGWDILLEDVKKFCNTYSIEIINMTDNINSCSRLKRDGKNVIDIILQEMDSRFSETTTDLLIYMSCLDPRNSFSRFDVQKLVRLAHFYEDDFSWSERILVEQELEIYIDDVRSDERFEGISDLGALAKKMIETMKNRVFPLVYQMIELALLLPVATATVERVFLAMNIVKTYLQNRIGDEWMNDSLVVYIEKDVFNTVDNESILQHFQNMESQRM, encoded by the exons ATGAACATATCTGCATCATCTTGCAAAAGGGCCGACAAACTTCGACAACTTGAACATGATAGAAAAGTTAAACTTCTTGAAAGAGGAGAGATTAGTTCTGGTAGAGGACTAAACCAAGAAACTAGTCTAGCTAGACCTGGAGATACACGATGGGGGTCTCATCATTCAACTTTATGTCATATTGAACAAATGTGGCCATCTGTTATAGAGGTTCTTCAAAATTTGATTGATGATGGTGATCGTTCTTCTAAGGGTTTAAGTAGAACTTTGGTTGAAAGAATGGAGAAGTATGAATTTGTGTTTATTCTACTATTGATGAAACGTATATTGACAATCACAAATCATTTGTCAACCATTCTACAAGAGAAAGATCAAAATATTGTGATTGTGATGCATTTGATCAATAATGTGAAATGCAAATTGCAAAAGTTGAGAGATTCTGGATGGGATATTTTACTTGAGGATGTGAAGAAGTTTTGTAACACTTATTccattgaaataattaatatgaCAGATAACATCAACAGTTGTAGTCGTTTGAAGAGAGATGgaaaaaat GTTATCGATATTATTCTACAGGAGATGGATAGTCGTTTCTCTGAAACAACTACAGATTTGttgatttatatgtcatgccttgatCCTAGGAATTCGTTCTCTAGATTTGATGTACAGAAATTAGTACGTCTGGCTCATTTTTATGAGGATGATTTTTCTTGGAGTGAGCGTATATTGGTTGAACAAGAGCTTGAAATATATATTGATGACGTCAGATCAGATGAACGGTTTGAAGGCATTTCAGATTTGGGAGCTCTTGCAAAGAAAATGATTGAAACAATGAAGAATCGTGTGTTTCCTTTGGTTTATCAGATGATTGAGTTAGCCTTACTTCTTCCAGTTGCTACTGCAACCGTTGAAAGAGTGTTTTTGGCAATGAATATTGTCAAAACATATTTACAAAATAGGATTggagatgaatggatgaatgaTAGTTTGGTAGTCTATATCGAGAAAGATGTTTTTAATACTGTTGACAATGAGTCAATTTTACAACATTTCCAGAACATGGAGTCTCAAAGAATGTAA